One segment of Onychomys torridus chromosome 3, mOncTor1.1, whole genome shotgun sequence DNA contains the following:
- the Fgf6 gene encoding fibroblast growth factor 6 — protein MALGQRLFITMFQGVGRVQGTLQTLVFLGVLVGMVVPSPAGARANGTLLDSRGWGTLLSRSRAGLAGEISGVNWESGYLVGIKRQRRLYCNVGIGFHLQVPPDGRISGTHEENPYSLLEISTVERGVVSLFGVKSTLFIAMNSKGRLYTTPSFQEECKFRETLLPNNYNAYESDLYRGTYIALSKYGRVKRGSKVSPIMTVTHFLPRI, from the exons ATGGCCCTGGGACAGAGGCTGTTCATCACTATGTTCCAGGGAGTAGGACGTGTTCAGGGCACGCTGCAGACTCTCGTCTTCTTAGGCGTCCtagtgggcatggtggtgccctCACCTGCCGGCGCCCGCGCCAACGGCACACTCCTGGACTCCAGAGGCTGGGGTACCCTCTTGTCCAGGTCCCGAGCTGGGCTAGCTGGAGAGATTTCGGGTGTGAATTGGGAAAGTGGCTATTTGGTGGGCATCAAGCGGCAGCGGAGACTCTACTGCAACGTGGGCATCGGCTTCCATCTCCAGGTGCCCCCCGACGGCCGGATCAGTGGAACACACGAGGAGAACCCCTACA GCCTGCTGGAGATTTCCACGGTAGAGCGGGGTGTGGTGAGCCTCTTCGGTGTGAAAAGCACCCTCTTCATCGCCATGAACAGTAAAGGAAGACTGTACACCACG CCCAGCTTCCAAGAGGAATGCAAGTTCCGAGAAACCCTCCTCCCCAACAATTACAACGCTTACGAGTCAGACCTGTACAGAGGGACCTACATTGCACTGAGCAAATATGGCCGGGTGAAGCGGGGCAGCAAGGTGTCCCCCATCATGACTGTTACTCACTTCCTCCCCAGGATATAA